A genomic region of Plasmodium malariae genome assembly, chromosome: 14 contains the following coding sequences:
- the PmUG01_14068400 gene encoding conserved Plasmodium protein, unknown function gives MSSGVVKRTYECLYTHQKIQKSKKWQDGFCEIITSHGSTKINLLNLNRVCIESSLGSIINFQNIEEEIELNYHLVRFVDISTYTENEIKNESTKKRANELLLEEKGNISIQKKKKKKEKKEICYSSSYDVEDQKGIEGEPSSEKEEELPNGKNWLCRNKTLDRYARINRKFEVPREVSSCGDGNQVKRRRTVEEWKNTDEEDGESVNGKTKKGRDKKIEGVEEKQVSREGTKLINITYTKTYFFNKKKNVKWFDGYIIEKQNILELYNYSKEKLFTEKKKNVINEEYIPFGKYIVYNDFLCKSDKEDDTYEQLEYSFSRNNNSINNNILCKNLHDISNRVINRIREPNDIYNAPDMKKKKYTERNTINVDTNVDINNNMHRYQSSSNTSNKSYHDDTKNYYNNHTCAEYGQMHSLSKWGNDSHSTLEDLYNEPHDKGKKEKKRGYLRRNNTHTHTYITHKDQDEFPLYHNNEDRINEMFLCSENSQNNDKYEEIINIGKMASKNNFSSLNIFNNPLCKHMSSGLGKDHQVFEADEAEEVDVSNGVELSNEVDVSNEVDVSDRVDVSYRVDVSDRVDVSDRVDVSDRVDVSDRVDVSDRVDVSDRVDVSDGMDESNGVKKSDGGPPRSWRNILDSNDSIVNSVNISGLEDGDLRSVTTKKRNGISFVNKSMEKAYYNNEENILSSIVCKEHTQTIIKKETSKNEELLTWEDASSLKEKKKGSFHYLNIYEIKNMNTFIFENANFYAKDMEDVNKSNLFLPIYITILTNKMCIKNKLNELKYFKIPNFFLNKSEYIYYFMNGILFQIYYDVINKLLCLHSYLVSFLSGLTGRKNDSKYVKGNQEENEVINNLRKKEDYQVDEGIRRAVNSSICADNNSGHNSLSFLREEKRRKYKYADDDYVLLFQGVKVVCTVSDKGNRVSGMVSTMVRSRIGGRVGSTSYGSHNDCSLGCKFFLNVTTNSCFVIEKNGSRFMQEGSKYVHMHHVIILSRDNNYFDNNNLLIFITKWSSFKNNYLEIYPLNFQTYTYMNELFDKEKIRTTKKCIYFLRRYKKVIFPSCLFFITLYEYMEHMKFLFYLYKSVHDVSLYNFIWTKLGIINCTEYCSDQCTLLQYVSGSYKRELTQKLSSDKKLNRKQKQIIRSVLNWFVCTDREKDPIGGKQIENDPNEIYQGQCNQSEKEKENTHVHNQSFPVSTIQMNMVQQDRSNTLLVNGIFGSGKSTLICHIICYLDKLLTCEEKLAKRNKNGISVSDGGDKNDPSRDDHEHRDGKRINRSSSSSSSSSSSGGSDEVTRDDNKKKSKNKIKNNDMYNDEYNDKYNLKCSNKYNNKCNNKCNNKCNNKCNNKCNNKCNNKCNNKCNNKCNNKCNNKCNNKCNNKCNNKCNNKHINKHKNREKTKILLMCNTNFGVDNILLKLKLDFEFYDFARIGNIYEVNFFLITNFISINSKDDKNAEQMKRYLESMTNKKGGNGSTEGTDIESTFLKKRITTINNHKDNNYNNFRGKKEEESVPVSLSGKKKINGNRIDHNNSSESRNSCYDNGKTSKRSAKELHKIKNVDTLISVLKRKREFVFRNKYKNKRVIAGTCKSLHIFEKLNSIKNSINYLIVDECTQIDELTLLKFLIKYSIDKFILIGDIKQLSFVLKSRSDLTRSMFARLIENELFIKYYIMQGKEERVKNMQRGEIRSHGYSGSGDHRYDDDSYPDDQLDLDDIKREIINLNQVEYSILRSNIYKHMFDLHEEKRDNTFQHVQVRRKGKNKGTDIQPLPFINKLIIMNKQYRCHPTISNICSYLFYNNYIVNAKCTKNIKLYYNKYDSHVNLILIRRQTNREIQYNNYSSFINILEANIILNICESMINNNVTPNDIGIISFFKNQANYIKNKMKESKNYDHLKRIKVSTVDSFQGIEKEIILFSCVLSSFSRDNYSVREIENKNNTCVAEKRVICSEKGSTTSITNSSEYVNKEIFFAYDNNSFESFYENKNRINVALSRAKSQLIIIAHNNFVEKSHVWSYIKEKARVYYYD, from the coding sequence ATGAGTTCAGGTGTAGTCAAAAGAACATACGAGTGCTTATATACGCAtcaaaaaattcaaaagAGTAAAAAATGGCAAGACGGATTTTGTGAAATAATAACTAGCCATGGCTCgacaaaaataaatctatTAAACCTAAATAGAGTATGCATAGAAAGTTCACTTGGGAGTATAATAAACTTTCAAAATATTGAAGAAGAAATTGAGTTAAACTATCACTTAGTTCGTTTTGTTGACATAAGTACATACActgaaaatgaaataaaaaacgaATCAACGAAAAAAAGAGCAAACGAGTTACTTCTAGAGGAAAAGGGAAATATAAGCAtacagaagaaaaaaaaaaaaaaagaaaaaaaagaaatttgcTATTCCAGTTCATATGATGTAGAGGATCAAAAGGGAATAGAAGGAGAACCTTCTAGTGAAAAAGAAGAGGAACTACCAAATGGTAAAAATTGGTTATGCCGTAATAAGACGCTAGACAGGTATGCACgtataaatagaaaattcGAAGTACCAAGAGAAGTAAGTTCATGTGGGGATGGAAATCAAGTGAAAAGAAGGCGAACAGTGGAGGAGTGGAAAAACACTGATGAAGAGGACGGTGAAAGTGTAAATGGGAAAACGAAAAAAGGAAGAGATAAGAAGATTGAGGGGGTAGAAGAAAAGCAGGTATCAAGGGAAGGGACAAAACTAATCAATATTACATACAccaaaacatatttttttaataaaaagaaaaacgtaAAGTGGTTTGATGGGTATATAATAgagaaacaaaatatattagaattatataattattctaaggaaaaattatttacagagaaaaaaaaaaatgtgataaatgaagaatataTTCCATTTGGAAAGTACATCGTCtataatgattttttatgtaaatcgGACAAAGAGGATGATACGTATGAGCAATTGGAATATTCCTTTTCaaggaataataatagcattAACAATAACATATTATGTAAGAACTTGCACGATATCTCAAACAGAGTGATTAACAGAATCAGAGAGCCCAATGATATATACAATGCTCCagatatgaaaaagaaaaagtacaCAGAAAGAAATACTATAAATGTAGATACAAACGTAGACATAAACAATAACATGCACAGGTATCAAAGCTCGAGTAATACTTCCAATAAATCTTATCATGatgatacaaaaaattactatAATAACCATACGTGTGCAGAGTATGGCCAAATGCATTCTTTAAGTAAATGGGGAAATGATAGCCACTCTACTTTAGAAGATCTCTACAATGAACCACAtgataaaggaaaaaaagaaaaaaaaagaggataTTTAAGGCGGAataatacacatacacatacatatattacacATAAAGATCAAGACGAATTCCCGCTATATCATAATAACGAAGATAGGATTAATGAAATGTTCCTCTGTAGTGAAAACAGCCAAAATAATGAcaaatatgaagaaattattaacataGGGAAAATGGCcagcaaaaataatttttcaagcttgaatatttttaataatccTTTGTGCAAGCACATGAGCTCTGGCTTGGGGAAGGACCACCAAGTTTTTGAAGCAGACGAAGCGGAAGAAGTAGATGTATCAAATGGAGTAGAGTTATCGAATGAAGTGGATGTATCGAATGAAGTGGATGTATCGGATAGAGTGGACGTATCGTATAGAGTGGACGTATCGGATAGAGTGGATGTATCGGATAGAGTGGATGTATCGGATAGAGTGGATGTATCGGATAGAGTGGATGTATCGGATAGAGTGGACGTATCGGATAGAGTGGACGTATCGGATGGGATGGACGAATCAAATGGAGTTAAGAAGTCGGATGGAGGCCCCCCTCGATCATGGCGGAACATATTAGACAGCAATGATAGCATTGTCAACAGCGTCAATATTAGCGGCTTGGAAGATGGGGACCTCCGAAGCGTAACGACTAAAAAACGAAATGGTATCAGTTTCGTAAATAAATCAATGGAAAAAGCGTACTACAACAACGAAGAAAACATTCTTAGTAGCATCGTATGTAAGGAACACACTCaaacaattataaaaaaagaaacaagcAAAAATGAAGAACTACTGACTTGGGAAGATGCCTCTTCattgaaagaaaagaaaaagggcTCCTTTCACTATTTGAACATAtacgaaataaaaaatatgaatacatttatttttgagAACGCTAACTTTTACGCTAAGGATATGGAAGATGTTAATAAAAGTAACTTGTTcttacctatatatataaccatTTTAACAAACAAAAtgtgtataaaaaataaattaaatgaattaaaatattttaaaattccaAATTTTTTCCTGAACAAGTCagaatatatttactattttatgaatggtattctttttcaaatttattatgatgtaataaataaactgTTGTGTCTTCATAGTTATTTGGTGTCTTTTCTAAGTGGATTGACTGGTAGGAAAAACGATTCGAAGTATGTAAAGGGTAATCAAGAGGAGAATGAAGTCATTAACaatttaaggaaaaaagagGATTATCAAGTTGATGAAGGAATAAGAAGAGCAGTAAACAGCAGTATATGTGCTGATAATAATAGTGGACATAATTCCTTATCATTTTTGAGGGaggaaaaaaggagaaaatataaatatgcagATGATGATTATGTGTTGTTATTTCAAGGAGTGAAGGTAGTTTGCACTGTGTCTGATAAGGGGAACAGGGTTAGCGGTATGGTTAGTACCATGGTTCGTAGCAGGATTGGCGGAAGGGTCGGGAGTACAAGTTATGGTAGCCATAACGACTGCAGTTTGGGGTGCAAATTCTTCCTGAACGTAACAACAAATAGCTGTTTTGTAATAGAAAAGAATGGAAGTAGGTTTATGCAAGAGGGGAGTAAATATGTCCATATGCATCATGTAATTATTTTGAGTAGAGACAATAATTATTTCGATAATAACAATTTGTTGATATTTATTACCAAGTGGagttcttttaaaaataattatttagaaatatatcctttaaattttcaaacgtatacatacatgaacGAACTATTTGATAAGGAGAAAATTAGGACAACGAAAaagtgtatttattttttaaggaggtacaaaaaagtaatatttcCATCctgtttgttttttattacgttatatgaatatatggaACATATGAAGTTTCtcttttatctttataaaaGTGTACATGATGTGAGTCTCTACAATTTTATTTGGACCAAGTTAGGAATAATAAATTGCACTGAGTATTGCTCTGACCAATGTACTTTGTTACAATATGTCAGTGGGAGCTACAAAAGAGAGTTAACACAAAAACTCAGCAGTGATAAGAAGTTAAACAGGAAGCAGAAGCAAATCATTAGGAGTGTTCTTAACTGGTTTGTGTGTACGGACAGAGAGAAAGATCCAATTGGGGGGAAGCAAATTGAGAATGACCCAAATGAGATTTACCAAGGCCAGTGTAACCAAAGTGAGAAAGAGAAGGAaaatacacatgtacataatcAAAGTTTCCCTGTTAGTACCATCCAAATGAATATGGTTCAACAGGACAGAAGTAACACCTTACTGGTTAATGGAATTTTTGGGTCAGGAAAAAGTACGCTCATCTGCCATATCATTTGTTACTTAGATAAGTTATTGACCTGTGAGGAGAAGCTAGccaaaagaaacaaaaatggAATAAGTGTAAGTGATGGAGGGGATAAGAATGACCCCAGTAGAGATGACCACGAGCACAGGGACGGCAAAAGAATCAACAGAAGCAGCagcagcagtagtagtagtagctCAAGCGGAGGCAGTGACGAAGTAACAAGAGatgacaataaaaaaaagagtaaaaataagattaaaaataatgatatgtataatgatgaatataatgataaatataatctTAAATgtagtaataaatataataataaatgtaataataaatgcaataataaatgtaataataaatgcaataataaatgtaataataaatgcaataataaatgtaataataaatgtaataataaatgtaataataaatgcaataataaatgtaataataaatgtaataataaatgtaataataaatgtaataataaacatattaataaacaTAAGAATCGGGAGAAGACAAAAATTTTACTCATGTGCAACACCAATTTTGGAGTGGACAATATTCTGCTAAAATTAAAACTCGATTTTGAATTTTATGACTTTGCAAGGataggaaatatatatgaagtaaatttttttttaattacaaattttattagCATAAATTCGAAGGACGATAAGAATGCAGAACAGATGAAGAGATATTTAGAAAGTATGACGAACAAGAAAGGGGGAAATGGCAGTACAGAAGGTACAGATATAGAATCCACGTTTTTGAAAAAGAGAATTACAACGATTAACAATCATAAGGATAATAATTACAACAATTTTAgaggaaaaaaggaagaggAATCTGTACCGGTGTCCCTATCAGGGAAGAAAAAGATTAACGGAAACAGAATCGACCATAATAACAGCAGTGAGAGCAGAAATAGTTGTTACGATAATGGTAAGACGAGCAAAAGGAGTGCAAAGGAAttgcataaaataaaaaatgtagacACACTGATAAGCGTGTTGAAGAGAAAAAGAGAATTCgtttttagaaataaatacaaaaacaaaagagTTATAGCTGGAACATGCAAAAGTTTACACAtctttgaaaaattaaattctaTTAAGAACagtattaattatttaattgttGATGAGTGCACACAAATTGATGAACTAactcttttaaaatttcttataaaatattcaatagATAAATTTATTCTAATTGGTGATATTAAACAGTTGAGTTTCGTTTTGAAAAGTAGGAGTGACTTGACGCGTAGCATGTTTGCTAGACTTATTGAAAACGAGCTCTTTATTAAGTATTATATCATGCAGGGTAAGGAGGAAAGAGTGAAGAACATGCAGCGTGGTGAGATAAGGAGCCATGGGTATAGTGGAAGTGGCGATCATCGTTATGATGATGACTCTTACCCTGACGACCAGCTAGACCTAGACGacataaaaagagaaataataaatctaAATCAAGTAGAATATTCAATCTTAAGaagtaacatatataaacatatgtttGATTTACATGAGGAAAAAAGGGATAATACATTTCAACATGTACAAGTCAGGCGAAAGGGTAAAAATAAGGGTACCGACATACAACCTTTaccttttattaataaactaattattatgaacaagCAATATAGATGTCATCCTACAATAAGTAATATATGTAGTTActtattttacaataattatatagtaaatgcaaaatgtacaaagaatattaaattatattataataaatacgaTTCACatgtaaatttaatattgaTAAGAAGACAGACAAACAGAGAAATACAGTATAACAACtattcttcatttattaatattttagaagCCAATATAatcttaaatatatgtgaGAGTATGATAAATAACAATGTGACACCTAATGATATTGgcataatttcattttttaaaaatcaggctaactatattaaaaataaaatgaaagaatCCAAAAATTATGACCAtctaaaaagaataaaagtaAGTACAGTTGATTCTTTTCAAGGAATTGAGaaggaaataattttattttcttgtGTGCTGAGCTCCTTTTCACGTGATAATTACAGTGTAAGGGAAatagaaaacaaaaataatacatgtgTGGCGGAAAAAAGGGTTATCTGCTCAGAGAAAGGTAGTACTACCAGTATTACTAATTCATCGGAGTATGTTaacaaagaaatattttttgcatatGACAATAACTCCTTCGAATCGTTCTATGAAAATAAGAACAGGATAAACGTTGCACTGAGTAGAGCTAAAAGCCAGCTAATAATCATTGCTCACAATAATTTTGTCGAAAAGAGTCATGTGTGGAGTTACATCAAGGAGAAGGCGCGCGTTTACTACTACGATTAG
- the PmUG01_14068500 gene encoding DNA polymerase epsilon subunit B, putative, translating into MDELTKEKLISNISKKYDIKNINLYITNIEEHIIKIKNEGTSLIDEVFLAFNGSIGHLSLYSYLFDHNVNVDLNCLNFIYEHSYIEEEKVIEGENKNEKRVVDITKFDSDLMYYIVKEYKENYEEDYNLTIKDLEDIILKYKENIYEEAIKLYKEKYNDGVKVYNTFLDLCHFYYDEKKMKFLKKKKVDSVENYNEYINANTDVEFYELKYHLLTKKTKGHPSVLFWSDAVNEIHIKDKTIITSVDAVKLTNTGHQHIIGILGLNRDGELVIQGIRNEVKLFINNNCVINHGIYCIGHIILVQGRMKLLNKTFYATEIMHPPRNYEDEKLEEDLFYGFENEKEKKEIKEYEIIVKSNDKKQNWVVMHDVYLDNPYTFEILEKMFSLYVNTYPDNDLPIGFIFMGDFISLKFDYNKSFNNIYVKGFEKLSVLLISKFKLILQNCYLVFIPGKNDPCACKNSIPKLPILPYYIKKFEENVNSFFSSKTKKKIIFATNPCRIRHFNKKMIFFRHDILNDLIWSSSINATQDEKKNLQNILVSTIIGQSHIFPITHDNRILKRYSSFLFLYPLPNFICISDNTCNSFISYASDNTNDAIISNSDLSFTRKKAFTVYNVLQHEAKRYVVPI; encoded by the exons ATGGACGAATTAACGAAAGAGAAACTAATAAgcaatataagtaaaaagtatgatataaaaaacataaatttgtACATAACCAATATTGAAGagcatataataaaaataaaaaatgaagggACTAGTCTAATAGATGAAGTGTTTTTAGCATTTAATGGGTCTATAGGTCACCTTTCtctatattcatatttatttgacCATAATGTTAATGTTGATTTAAATTgtctaaattttatatatgaacatagttatatagaagaagaaaaagtaatagaaggagaaaacaaaaatgaaaagagaGTTGTAGATATAACGAAGTTTGATTCAgatttaatgtattatatagtAAAGGAATATAAAGAGAATTATGAGGAAGATTATAATTTGACTATAAAAGATTTGGaagatataatattaaaatacaaagaaaatatttacgAAGAAGCGATAAagttatataaagaaaaatataatgatggggtaaaagtatataacacatttttagacttatgtcatttttattatgatgaaaaaaagatgaaatttttaaaaaaaaaaaaagtcgaTTCtgttgaaaattataatgaatatattaatgcaAATACGGATGTTGAATTTTATGAATTGAAATATCATCtcttaacaaaaaaaactaaGGGACATCCATCTGTTCTGTTCTGGTCTGATGCAGTTAAcgaaatacatataaaagataaaacaaTTATAACGTCTGTTGATGCAgttaaattaacaaatacCGGTCATCAACATATCATAGGAATACTTGGCTTGAATAGAGATGGAGAGTTAGTAATACAAGGTATCAGAAATGAAGTGAAATTGTTTATTAACAATAACTGTGTTATTAATCATGGAATATACTGCATCGGACATATTATTCTAGTTCAGGGGCGCATGAAATTGCTTAACAAAACCTTTTATGCTACGGAAATTATGCACCCCCCCAG AAACTACGAGGACGAGAAACTCGAGGAAGACCTGTTCTACGGGTTCGAAAAcgaaaaggagaaaaaggaaataaaagaGTACGAAATAATTGTGAAAAGCAAcgataaaaaacaaaactgGGTAGTGATGCATGACGTGTATTTAGACAATCCGTATACATTCGAAATACTGGAAAAAATGTTTTCTCtttatgtaaatacataCCCTGATAACGATTTACCCATCGGATTTATATTTATGGGTGATTTTATAAGCTTAAAATTTGACTATAACAAAagctttaataatatatatgtaaaaggATTTGAAAAGTTAtctgttttattaatatccaaatttaaattaatattacaaaacTGTTATTTAGTATTTATACCTGGGAAAAATGATCCATGTGCATGTAAAAATAGTATTCCCAAATTACCAATTCTCccttattatattaaaaaatttgaagaaaatgtgaactcttttttttcatctaaaacaaaaaaaaaaattatctttgCTACGAACCCATGTCGTATTAGAcatttcaataaaaaaatgattttctTTAGACATGATATTTTGAACGATTTAATTTGGAGCTCTTCAATTAATGCAACTCAAGATGAGAAAAagaatttacaaaatatattagtatcTACGATTATTGGGCAGAGTCATATATTCCCTATTACGCATGATAACAGAATATTAAAGAGATATTCctcttttctctttttatacCCGTTAccaaattttatttgtatatctGATAACACATGCAACAGCTTCATTTCGTATGCCTCGGATAATACTAATGATGCCATCATTTCGAACTCGGACTTGTCCTTTACGCGGAAAAAAGCGTTCACCGTGTACAATGTTCTGCAGCACGAAGCAAAGAGGTACGTCGTTCCAATATGA
- the PmUG01_14068600 gene encoding aspartyl protease, putative produces MAKKYLRAFTFFSLLLNIFIGYSYASYLNDKIKKSYCKNCNDKISYSRYSSFLQHDEKKKRDTTAMLGKHTQNSEPDGNENDLKHSQKRENKKGEVAKSFLHLNNKEEKTFYSLKLNENNLRWSIPFLIGFKQTKVDLGIVTSSLITALYCSYNVREDDELKNLKYDIEKSKDLKYIECKSKYCLAINTESTCTPLKNFFQNLHDYNIKKRSCKKRFCDYVNNTNFLNMNNRLNDRDVSVCSFNTTIGSDQVKGFYFKDSFYLGDIVKGNYEYFGCISEGNDLKFNEVISGFIGLADDKREIVDPKKNKFPSILDMYILKSTSKKNIFALCFIEKGGIATFGGYEKSLLKKQLEVSLLQVQSKEFIADEALQMDVDAAAENYQIVWIKYSDAKKSSYNLFLKEIRAKSWSKNDTYEIGADALVDSYNYFLSLPVDITTKLKTFIFNNCPKTDSDCTKLIENGVMEIKSKDISKFPTIELIFNEGKVVVHPKDYIIDEGEGKYRVLINSSGVVKLGIPFFLNKYLIFDNENGKLGPSECSLNIDEKDISGMDISLPGIEYPDQVEYEGSGEAGFFEKNKTAIIAFSAVTFVTSIVGSIFYFL; encoded by the exons ATGGCAAAGAAGTACCTGCGCgcctttacttttttttccctcttattaaacatatttataggATATTCTTATGCATCTTATTtgaatgataaaataaaaaagtccTATTGCAAGAATTGTAATGATAAGATAAGTTACAGTAGGTACTCATCTTTCCTACAacatgatgaaaaaaaaaaaagggatacTACTGCTATGCTTGGCAAGCACACACAAAATAGTGAACCTGATGGGAATGAAAATGATTTGAAGCATAGCCAAAAAAGGGAGAACAAAAAAGGGGAAGTAGCAAAATCATTTCTGCAtcttaataataaagaagagaaaactttttatagtttaaaattaaatgaaaacaatTTAAGATGGAGTATACCCTTTCTTATTGGGTTCAAACAAACGAAGGTAGATCTAGGTATCGTCACGTCTAGTCTTATAACAGCACTGTATTGTTCTTACAATGTTCGAGAAGATGATGAACTGAAGAActtaaaatatgatatagaaaaatcaaaagatttaaaatatattgaatgtAAAAGTAAGTATTGTTTAGCTATAAATACAGAAAGTACATGTACAcccttaaaaaatttttttcaaaatttgcatgattataatataaagaaaagaagttGTAAGAAACGATTTTGCGATTACGTAAATAATacgaattttttaaatatgaataatagaTTAAATGATAGAGATGTATCTGTATGCTCATTTAATACTACAATTGGCAGTGATCAAGTGAAaggattttattttaaagacAGTTTCTACTTAGGTGATATTGTTAAAGgcaattatgaatatttcgGATGTATATCAGAAGGGAatgatttaaaatttaatgaagTGATATCAGGATTTATCGGATTAGCGGATGATAAAAGGGAAATTGTTGAccccaaaaaaaataaattcccATCTATTTTAGACATGTACATTTTAAAGTCCacttctaaaaaaaatatctttgCATTATGTTTTATTGAAAAAGGTGGAATAGCAACATTTGGTGGATATGAAAAAAGCTTATTAAAAAAGCAATTAGAAGTATCGTTATTACAAGTCCAAAGCAAAGAGTTTATTGCTGATGAAGCATTACAAATGGATGTGGATGCAGCTGCTGAGAATTATCAGATAGTTTGGATAAAATACTCGGATGCAAAAAAAAGTTCGTACAACttgtttttaaaagaaataaggGCAAAATCATGGTCAAAAAATGATACATATGAAATTGGAGCTGATGCCCTTGTAGATTCCT ACAACTACTTTTTATCACTCCCAGTTGATATTACGACTAAGCTAAAAACTTTCATATTTAACAATTGCCCCAAAACGGACAGCGACTGCACTAAGTTGATCGAGAATGGGGTAATGGAGATTAAAAGCAAGGACATAAGCAAATTTCCTACCATCGAGCTAATTTTTAA TGAAGGAAAGGTAGTAGTTCATCCAAAAGATTACATAATAGACGAAGG GGAAGGAAAGTACAGGGTGTTGATAAATTCCTCCGGCGTAGTAAAACTGGGCATCCCCTTTTTTCTGAACAAATACTTAATATTTGACAATGAAAATGGGAAATTAG GACCATCTGAATGCAGCTTAAACATAGATGAAAAAGATATTTCTGGAATGGACATATCACTCCCAGGAATAGAATATCCCGATCAAGTCGAATATGAG GGATCGGGAGAGGCAGGATTTTTTGAGAAGAATAAAACTGCAATTATTGCATTTTCAGCGGTTACCTTTGTAACATCTATCGTTGgaagtattttttattttttatga